From one Mobula birostris isolate sMobBir1 chromosome 20, sMobBir1.hap1, whole genome shotgun sequence genomic stretch:
- the LOC140185297 gene encoding zinc-binding protein A33-like — protein MASKGQAESWTEEAICSICLDVFTDPVSLECGHNFCRSCITQYWEREERNSCPECREVFADGTLRVNRALVNLAEKARNLNLNPKGKESKFHCEEHEEELKLFCNTDKTLICLICAVAQEHREHRFMPIKEAVTLYKDQLKSSLDSLTKMESDFQEKEQQQKEKISGVLNQSHSVQSHITSQFAELRQIITEKEQSLLRDFREEEARILSPMKKNLREIQENIRFIQEEVSKLKEQMDQKNSVIFLKEEARWDRRINDDIQELSVTDEALPVENFYHPYFLNKVLRETLDVINRVSVTVDVETAHPELEVSEDRKSVRRTGNWRDLPDTGKRFTNRARVLGSEGFTSGRHYWEVEVAGNRVWGLGVAAESVDRKAGVSLSPETGFWIIRQVDDVLHRDYDVFDVLTSPESRLPAGPIPGRVGVYLSYESGAVSFYNAETKSHLHTFTGNKFTEKLYPFFWPWDGSQWLRICSGSTPGL, from the exons ATGGCTTCGAAAGGACAGGCCGAGAGTTGGACCGAGGAGGCAATTTGTTCCATCTGCCTCGATGTTTTCACCGATCCGGTGTCACTGGAGTGTGGGCACAACTTCTGTCGCTCTTGTATCACACAGTAttgggaaagggaggagagaaactcctgccccgaatgtAGAGAGGTGTTTGCTGACGGCACCCTCAGGGTAAATCGGGCTTTAGTAAATTTGGCTGAAAAAGCTCGAAATCTAAACCTGAATCCGAAAGGGAAGGAAAGTAAATTTCACTGcgaggaacatgaggaagaactgaaGCTGTTTTGCAACACGGACAAGACACTGATCTGTCTGATCTGTGCAGTTGCGCAGGAACACAGAGAGCACCGCTTCATGCCGATTAAAGAAGCTGTTACACTCTACAAG GATCAGCTAAAATCttccttagactctctcacaaaaATGGAATCAGACTTCCAGGAAAAGGAGCAGCaacagaaagagaagatttcCGGAGTTCTG AATCAGTCACACAGCGTTCAGTcccacatcacatcccagtttgcTGAACTGCGCCAGATTATCACTGAGAAAGAGCAGAGCTTACTCAGGGATTTCAGGGAAGAAGAGGCGAGGATTCTGAGTCCAATGAAGAAAAATCTTCGAGAGATTCAAGAGAATATCAGGTTTATTCAGGAGGAAGTCTCAAAGTTAAAGGAACAGATGGATCAAAAAAACAGTGTGATATTTCTCAAG gaggaagcTCGTTGGGACAGGAG GATTAATGACGATATCCAGGAATTGTCAGTGACTGATGAGGCCCTACCAGTTGAAAATTTCTATCACCCCTATTTTTTGAACAAAGTGCTGAGAGAAACACTTGATGTCATTAATCGAG tctctgtcaccgtGGATGTGGAAACGGCGCACCCGGAGctcgaggtgtctgaggatcggaagagtgtgagaCGGACCGGGAACTGGAGGGATCTCCCTGACACCGGGAAGAGATTCACAAATCGGGCTCgtgtgctgggatcggagggattcacatcggggagacattactgggaggtggaggtggcGGGGAATAGGGTTTGGGGTCTAGGAGTCGCCGCAGAGTCTGTGGACAGGAAGGCAGGGGTCAGTCTGAGTCCGGAGACCGGATTCTGGATCATCAGGCAGGTAGATGATGTGTTACATCGGGATTATGACGTGTTCGATGTTCTCACCTCCCCCGAGTCCCGTCTCCCTGCCGGTCCCAtccccgggagggtgggagtttatctcagttacgAGTCCGGGgcagtttcattttacaacgcggagaccaagtcccatctccacaccttcactgggaataaGTTCACGGAgaaactttatcctttcttcTGGCCTTGGGATGGAAGTcagtggctgagaatctgctcTGGTTCCACTCCGGGTCTGTAA